From one Microbulbifer sp. A4B17 genomic stretch:
- a CDS encoding LytTR family DNA-binding domain-containing protein, protein MRAIIADDEPLLRHHLDHMLADVFPELEIVGKAADGEEALQLCGKAEPDVIFLDIRMPGLDGLAVAEALRKSEKQPIVVFVTAYDEYAVKAFEQEAADYLLKPIDDKRLVQACERIRQRLKEREERSVTAGPDIHAILKQLSSSQPEYLRWIRASKGEDVYLIACDEVSAFVAEDKYTTVYSEQGQHIIRTPLKELLSQLQPDLFWQIHRSTIVCVKRIQKISRGLTGSITVVMDDGRQFGVSRRAASMFKSM, encoded by the coding sequence ATGCGTGCCATAATTGCAGATGATGAACCTTTGTTACGTCACCACCTGGATCATATGCTTGCAGACGTTTTTCCAGAGCTTGAAATTGTAGGTAAAGCAGCAGATGGTGAAGAGGCACTGCAATTGTGCGGAAAAGCAGAGCCGGATGTTATTTTTCTTGATATCCGTATGCCTGGCCTGGATGGTCTGGCGGTTGCAGAGGCTCTCAGGAAATCTGAAAAACAGCCTATCGTAGTATTTGTTACAGCTTATGATGAATATGCAGTGAAGGCTTTCGAGCAGGAAGCAGCTGATTACCTGCTGAAACCGATTGATGACAAGCGTCTGGTTCAGGCCTGTGAGCGTATTCGCCAGCGCTTAAAGGAGAGAGAGGAGAGAAGTGTTACGGCAGGCCCTGATATACACGCCATTCTCAAGCAGCTGTCCTCAAGCCAGCCGGAATATTTGCGCTGGATTCGGGCGAGTAAGGGGGAAGATGTCTACCTGATTGCTTGTGATGAGGTTTCAGCATTCGTTGCTGAAGATAAATACACCACCGTTTACTCTGAGCAGGGACAACATATAATCAGGACGCCGCTAAAGGAACTCTTGTCTCAATTACAGCCGGATTTGTTTTGGCAAATTCATCGCTCCACCATTGTCTGTGTGAAACGTATCCAAAAAATAAGTCGTGGCTTGACAGGCAGTATAACGGTAGTGATGGATGATGGACGTCAATTTGGCGTTAGCCGCAGGGCGGCATCAATGTTTAAGTCTATGTAA